One window of the Rhipicephalus microplus isolate Deutch F79 chromosome 2, USDA_Rmic, whole genome shotgun sequence genome contains the following:
- the LOC142796177 gene encoding uncharacterized protein LOC142796177, with amino-acid sequence MSEDKEVKPVHGMFAVPAPPAFDFDRTSEWPSWIQLFDDYRFASGLNERSEEAQVRTLLYTMGRQAREIFSTFTLSEQQQKQYETVRKKFDDHFVAARNLVYESACFHRRIQQPGESVDQFITALHTLADRCDYKEKERMIRDRFVVGLSDAKLSESLQMDANLTLASALAKARLKETVQRQQQQLRETSDEPSAAPDSNLDAVNKQRQPRKNSSGQRSGTSSRTSAPVTQGQRTIPQSYRPLTSSSCPNCGQGEHPRTSCPARAAKCNYCGCSGHFAVVCRKKAAGERKKEYKLFARNYGFRAVTSSPRYPQANGEVERMVQTIKGLITKAKDPYLSLLAYRDTPGPLGKSPAELLMGRRLRTTVPVHPTSLLPQTVNLREFRSHDTTARQRQRRNFNLRHRATPLQALEPGAEVWVTDCKAKARVLRLAERPRSYVVRTSSGVVLERNRKSLVRFVSRPKEGEDEADSDDFPQADDSRVETEQNSNRVTDSMAPDDLSSPSLPGTDLPEYQTRSGRLVRRPDRYGFSN; translated from the exons ATGTCAGAAGACAAAGAAGTCAAGCCAGTTCACGGCATGTTCGCGGTTCCAGCTCCGCCAGCGTTTGACTTCGACCGAACGTCCGAATGGCCTTCCTGGATCCAACTATTCGACGACTACCGCTTTGCCTCTGGCTTAAATGAGCGAAGTGAAGAAGCGCAAGTCCGGACTCTACTCTACACAATGGGCAGGCAAGCGAGAGAGATCTTTTCGACATTCACACTATCTGAACAACAGCAGAAGCAGTATGAAACCGTCAGAAAAAAGTTCGACGATCACTTCGTGGCCGCACGGAACCTCGTTTACGAGAGCGCATGTTTTCACCGACGCATACAACAACCAGGCGAATCAGTCGACCAATTCATCACCGCGTTGCACACACTGGCGGACCGGTGCGACTACAAGGAAAAGGAACGCATGATCCGCGACCGGTTTGTAGTCGGCCTCAGTGATGCCAAGCTCTCGGAGTCTCTGCAAATGGATGCAAATCTTACACTCGCCAGCGCTTTGGCAAAAGCTCGCTTGAAGGAGACCGTCCAACGACAGCAGCAACAGCTGCGAGAAACCAGCGACGAACCTTCGGCAGCGCCAGACAGCAACCTGGACGCGGTCAACAAACAACGGCAGCCCCGAAAGAATTCTTCAGGACAGCGTTCCGGCACCTCGTCAAGGACCAGTGCACCGGTCACACAAGGTCAACGCACCATACCACAGTCCTACCGACCTCTCACATCCAGTTCGTGCCCCAACTGCGGTCAAGGAGAGCACCCGAGGACCTCCTGcccggcacgagctgcgaaatgcaACTACTGCGGTTGTTCCGGACATTTTGCAGTGGTGTGTCGGAAAAAGGCTGCAGGCGAGCGAAAGAAG GAATACAAGTTGTTCGCTCGCAACTACGGGTTTCGCGCTGTGACGTCTAGCCCAAGGTACCCCCAGGCAAATGGTGAAGTAGAGAGGATGGTCCAGACAATCAAAGGTCTCATTACAAAAGCGAAGGACCCATATCTTTCTCTCCTAGCGTACAGGGACACTCCGGGGCCACTTGGGAAAAGCCCTGCAGAACTTCTAATGGGCAGGCGGCTACGCACAACGGTGCCTGTCCATCCCACAAGCCTTCTGCCTCAGACGGTGAACCTGAGAGAGTTCAGAAGCCACGATACGACCGCCCGACAGCGGCAGCGTAGGAACTTCAACCTTCGTCATAGGGCTACTCCGTTGCAAGCACTCGAACCGGGCGCGGAAGTCTGGGTGACGGACTGCAAAGCAAAAGCGCGAGTCTTGCGACTTGCTGAGCGGCCGAGGTCGTATGTGGTTAGAACTTCCAGTGGTGTAGTTCTAGAAAGAAACAGGAAATCCTTGGTGCGCTTTGTTTCACGGCCAAAAGAAGGTGAGGATGAGGCAGATAGCGATGATTTTCCTCAGGCAGATGATAGTCGGGTAGAAACGGAACAGAATTCTAATCGCGTTACAGACAGCATGGCGCCTGACGATCTATCTAGTCCTTCCTTGCCGGGAACTGACCTTCCTGAATACCAAACGCGATCTGGTCGTCTTGTTCGACGGCCGGACCGCTACGGGTTCAGTAATTGA